The region GCCACGCGGTCTACCGCACGCTACTGCTGCGCCTGCTCGGCCTCGGCGGACTGCTCAACGCCATCCCGGGCGGCGCCATCGGCATCCGGATGGTCACCGTCGGCCTGCTCGAGTGGTCGCGCAAGGCCGAGCTGTCGGCCGACCGTGCCGGCCTGCTCGCCAGCCAGGACCCGACCGCGGCGCTGCGCACGCACATGAAGCTGGCCAGCGGCGGCGAGCTCGAGGAGCTCGACGTCACCTCCTTCCTCCAGCAGGGAGCGGAGTACGACGAGGGCGGCGACGTCCGCGAGTCGCTCATCAAGCTGTCGCTGCTCCAGCAGCAGACCCACCCGTTCGCCGTCGTGCGCGCCACCGAGCTGCGTCGCTGGATCGACACCGGCGCCTACACCGCCATCCTCGGCGGCGACTACCCGCGCCGCGCCGACGACGACACCGCCTCGGTCAGCGCGGCCGCGCAGGAGGCGGCCGCCAGCTACTCCGACGCCTTCGAGCGCACGCAGGACACCCTCGGCAGGCTCGTCCACGACCTGGCCGGCTGGATGGGTCAGGCGAGCGGCTGGCTCAACGACCGGTTCCGCCGTGGCAGCGGCGACGGCGACGTCGCCTGATCGTCAGGTCGTCCCGGGCTGCCCCTGGGGCGCCCGCTCACCCGTGGCCGGGTCTGCGGTGAGGACCGGCTCGTCCGGCACACCGTTGACCGAGGGCGGGATCAGCCGCTCGACCACCAGCGCGAGCACCGCGATCACGGCGCAGCCCGCGACCAGCAACGCGACGTAGGCGGTGCTCCACCCCCGGTCGAGGACGAAGCCGGCGAACAGCGGACCGCCGATCGCGCCGGCCTGGAAGGCGCCGGCGTTGACCGCGTTGTAGCGGCCGCGCAGGTGGTCGGGCGCCATGTCGTTGGTGATCGCGGGGATGGTCGGCTGCATCATCGTCTCGCCCAGCGCGAAGAGCGCCATGAACGTCAGCACCCCGATCGAGGCCGCTGCACCCGGGACCAGGCCCGTGGCACCGAGCGTCGTCCACGACAGCGCCCAGAGGACGCACATCACGAGCATGACGCGCGTACGACGGCGCCCGGCGATGCGGCGCAGCACCAGGAACTGCAGCAGCACGATGACGGCCGTGTTGATCGCGAAGGAGAAGCCGATCACGCCGGTCGACACGCCACCCACCGTCCGCGCGAAGGCGGGGAACCCGGCTTCGAGCTGGGCGTAGCCGACGAAGACCGCCATGAAGGTCAGGCCGGTCATCCCGATCACCGCCGGGTTGCGCAGGATCGCGAGGTAGGAGCCGCTGCCGACCTCGGCATCGTCAGGCGTCTCGTGCCGGCTGGTGACGTGGCGCAGCGGCCCGAGGAGGAGGCCGATCGGCACGAGCATGCTGGCGGCGTCGGCGAGGAAGATGACGGTGAACGTGTGCGGCTGCGACACGTCGGCGTAGATGCCGCCGATGATGCCGCCGACCCCGATGCCGAGGTTGACCAGGGCGAAGTTGATGCCGAAGTACTGCTGGCGCATCTCGCCGGTGGTGACCGCGGCGATGAGCGAGTTGAACGCCGGCCACGACATCCCGAAGTTGATGCCGAGGAAGGCCATCGCGAGGGCGGCGAGGACGGGTGTCGTCGCGAAGGCGAGGATCGCGCAGCCGACCAGCTGGCAGGTGGTCGCCAGCAGCAGGACCGCCCGGGCGCCGACGCGGTCGGTGAGCGCACCGCCGGGACCGGTCACCAGGAGGGCGACGACCGCGATGAACGCCATGAGGGCGCCCGCGAGGTCGAGGGAGAAGCCGCGCACCTCGTGGAGGTAGATGACGGTGAAGGGCAGCGTCAGCCCGCGCCCGAGCGTCTGGACGGCCACGGTGGAGAGCAGCCAGCGACCCTCGCGCGACAGCTGGGTCCAGAACTGGCGCAGGGTCACCGAGGAGCTCACCCGATGATCATGCCGGTGACCTCCGACAGCTGGCACGCGGGTTCCGGACCCATACTGGTGCGCGTGGAACCGCTGATCGGCGTACCCCCGGCACGGGTGGCGACGCGCGTGCTCCGGCGACACCTCGTCGGCTACCTCTCGATCGTCGCGCTCGTGCACGCCTTCGTCCTCGGGGTGGCCATGCCCCTCCTGGGTCGTCTCTTCGACCTCGCGCTCGACACCGTCGACGAGGGTGCGGTCAACATGGACTCGATCAGCTCGGTGCTGCTGAGCCCGCTGACCGTCCTGGTGCTGGTGGTCTTCTCCGCCGTGGCCATCGCGCTGGTCTTCCTGGAGCTGGCCGTGCTGACGCTGGCCGCCCAGCGGCACCTCGAGGGCGACAGCATCCAGCTGCGTGGCTTCGTCGACGACCTGCTGCACATGGTCCGCAAGCTCGACGTGACGTCGGTGCTCCTCTTCGCGCTCTACGCGGTCTTCCTCCTCCCGCTCGCCAACATCGGCATCACCAGCGGACTCACCACGCACGTCGCGGTGCCGGCCTTCATCGGCGGCGAGCTCACCAAGACCACCGGCGGCGCGATCACGTGGTGGCTGCTCAACGCCGTGATCGTCTACCTGGCGCTGCGGCTGGTCCTCACCCTGGCGATCTTCCTCGGCTCCGAACGCAGGCTGCCCGGCGCGATGCGGGACAGCTTCCGTGCCACCGGCTGGGTGCCGTGGCGACCCGCGGTCGTGCTCGCCGGGGCGGCCGCGGTGCTGGTGGTCGTGCTCGCCCTCGTCTCCGGGCTGGCGCTGGTGGTGACGGCGCTGGCCGCCTCGGTCGGTGGCAGCGAGAGTGTCTGGTGGCCGGGCTTCTCGCTCGCGCTCGTCGACCTCGCCCGCTTCGTCGCGCTCGGCATCGCGGCGGCCTGGGTGACCCTCTGGCTGGTGTCCTGGGAGCGTGACCTCACCGACGAGCCCGACGTACGGCCTCGGCGGATGCGACCGCGCAACCGGCGGCTGGTCACGGCGGCGGCCGGGCTGGTCGCTGCGGTCGCGCTCGGGATCGGGACGCTTGCCCACGCTGCGGACCTGCGGGTCGTGCGTGACCCGTCCTCAACCGTCGTGGTGGGGCACCGCGGCTACACCGCCGAGGCCGTCGAGAACACGATCCCGGCGCTGGAGGCGGCCGCCGAGGCGGGCGCCGACGTGGTCGAGATGGACGTGCTGGAGACCAGGGACCAGCAGCTCGTGGTCATGCACGACGTGAACCTCGGGCGGCTGGCGGGCAAGGACGTCGACGTGTGGGAGGAGGACCTCGCGGACCTCGTCGGCACGCCGCTGCGGGTCGGACGTCTCGAGGCGACGCTGCCGTCCTTCGAGGAGTACGCCGCCCGCGCGGAGGAGCTCGGCGTCCGCCTCCTGGTGGAGCTGAAGCCGCACGGCCACGAGGCCCCCGGCTTCGCCGAGCGGGTGGCCGCCGACCTCGCGGCGCTCGACGTCCCCGACGACTGGCTGGTGCAGTCGCTCGACCGGGACCTGGTCGAGCAGGTCGGCGAGCTGGTGCCCCAGGACGTGGGCTACGTCGTGCCGTTCAACATCGGCGCGCTGCCGGCCACGAGCGCCGACTTCGTCGTGGTCGAGGACTGGTCCTTCTCCGACCGGATCCGCCGTGAGGGTCGGGACGCCGGCAAGGACGTCTGGGTGTGGACGGTCAACGACTCCGGGCTGCTGCGGTCCTACATCCGCCGCGGCGTCGACGGGATCATCACCGACCGGGTCGGCTCGGCCGTCGCCGACCGCGAGCTCGGCGCGATGGTCGAGAGCCCGGTGGGCCAGTTCCTCGACGGCGCGCTGCGGATCCTCGGCCCCCGCTCCTGAGGTCCTCCGGACGCACGCAGGCCCCGGACACCAGGTGTCCGGGGCCTGTGAGCGGCTGGGGTGAGCCGCTAGAAGACGCGGCGGTTAGTGCCGCCGATCGGGACGAAGTTGAGCACGAGGCCCACGACGATCAGGATCAGGCCGATCGTGACGAGGATCTTGGCCGATGCGACGAGCAGTCCGATGATCAGAAGGATCAGTCCGAGGACAACCATGGTCTTCACTCCTTTGTTCTGCCGCCCGCGCTGGGCGGCCCGGCCACTCTGCCGATGTCGCGCCGGATTGTGAAGTTCGCTCCATCCCTGAGGGTGGTGTCCGGAAGTCGGACGTCTCAGCCGTCGAGCGCGCCGACCGCCTCGTGGATCGCCAGCGTGCGCCTGGCCGACTCGACGTGGAGGTTCTCCACCATCTTGCCCTGGTAGGTCACCACACCGGCCCCCTTGCCGTCCTCGAAGGCGGCGATGAGGCCTCGCGCGTCCTCGACCGCCTGCTCGCTCGGGGCGAAGGCGGTGTTGGCCCCCTCGACCTGGCCGGGGTGGACGAGCGTCTTGCCGTCGAACCCCATCTGGCGGGCCTGCGTGCACTCGGCGAGGAAGCCCTCGGTGTCCTTCACGTCGTTGTAGACGCCGTCGATCACCGCGATGCCGGCAGCACGGCCGGCGAGCAGGATCGTGTGGAGGCTCGGCAGGATGGGCGCCCGCCCCGGGACGTGCTCGGCGTACAGCTCCTTGACGAGGTCGTTGGTGCCGACGACCAGCGCCGTGAGCCGCGGCGACGCGGCCGCGATCTCGCGGACGTCGAAGATCGCCCGGGGCGTCTCGATCATCGCCCACAGCTTCGTGTGCTCGGGGGCGCCGGCCCACTCGAGCGCGGTGGCGAGGCCACGGACCTGGTCGGGGGTGTCGACCTTGGGCACGACGATCGCGTCGGGACCGGCGGCGGCCGCGGCGACGAGGTCGGCGGCGTGCCACTCGGTGCCGATGCCGTTGACCCGGATGGCGACCGTGCGCCGGCCGTAGTCACCGCTGGCGGCCGCCGCGGCGGCGGCCTCACGAGCGGAGGACTTCGCGTCGGGGGCGACGGCGTCCTCGAGGTCGAGGATCAGGGCGTCGCAGGCGATCGACTTCGCCTTCTCCAGCGCCCGCTCGTTGGAGCTGGGCATGTAGAGCACCGAGCGGAGGGGGGTGAAGTCACTCATGCGTCGATCCCGTCGTAGAGCGCCTTGAGGTCCGGGTCGATCGCGGCGAGCTCGTCGGCCAGCCGCACCATCACCTGGCACTGCTTGACCGAGGCGTCGTCCTCCATCTTCCCGTCGATCATCACCGCGCCCGTGCCGTCGCCCATCGCGGCGATGACCCGGCGGGCGTGCGCGACGTCCTCGACGCTGGGGGAGAAGACCTGGTGCGCGATCTTGATCTGGACGGGGTGCAGGCTCCACGCCCCGACGCAGCCGAGGAGGAACGCGTTGCGGAACTGGTCCTCGCACGCGACGGTGTCCTTGATGTCCCCGAACGGCCCGTAGTAGGGGAAGATCCCGTGCATCGCGCACGCGTCGACCATCCGGGCGATCGTGTAGTGCCACAGGTCCTGCTGGTACGACGTCCGCGGGGCGTCGTACTGCTGGACGCCGAGGTCGTCGCGCGGGGGGTCCTGGCGCACGAGGTAGCCGGGGTGCCCGCCACCGACGCGGGTGGTCTTCATCCGGCGGTCGGCGGCGAGGTCGGCCGGGCCGAGGGAGAGGCCCTGCATGCGAGGGCTGGCCGCGCAGATCTCCTCGATGTTGGCCACCCCGCGCGCGGTCTCGAGGATCGCGTGC is a window of Nocardioides oleivorans DNA encoding:
- a CDS encoding M48 family metallopeptidase, which codes for MATGDKKPARQRAVLTDISSRAWEHPADRGALVALRRLKGFDVLLKTMSGVFRERAWRLTLLGSAVRVDERQFARLHRLLAEVGRSLDCTTLPELYVQADPTLTAQTIGMDKPIIVLSSGLVHHLDDDELRFVIGHELGHAISGHAVYRTLLLRLLGLGGLLNAIPGGAIGIRMVTVGLLEWSRKAELSADRAGLLASQDPTAALRTHMKLASGGELEELDVTSFLQQGAEYDEGGDVRESLIKLSLLQQQTHPFAVVRATELRRWIDTGAYTAILGGDYPRRADDDTASVSAAAQEAAASYSDAFERTQDTLGRLVHDLAGWMGQASGWLNDRFRRGSGDGDVA
- a CDS encoding MFS transporter; this translates as MSSSVTLRQFWTQLSREGRWLLSTVAVQTLGRGLTLPFTVIYLHEVRGFSLDLAGALMAFIAVVALLVTGPGGALTDRVGARAVLLLATTCQLVGCAILAFATTPVLAALAMAFLGINFGMSWPAFNSLIAAVTTGEMRQQYFGINFALVNLGIGVGGIIGGIYADVSQPHTFTVIFLADAASMLVPIGLLLGPLRHVTSRHETPDDAEVGSGSYLAILRNPAVIGMTGLTFMAVFVGYAQLEAGFPAFARTVGGVSTGVIGFSFAINTAVIVLLQFLVLRRIAGRRRTRVMLVMCVLWALSWTTLGATGLVPGAAASIGVLTFMALFALGETMMQPTIPAITNDMAPDHLRGRYNAVNAGAFQAGAIGGPLFAGFVLDRGWSTAYVALLVAGCAVIAVLALVVERLIPPSVNGVPDEPVLTADPATGERAPQGQPGTT
- a CDS encoding glycerophosphoryl diester phosphodiesterase membrane domain-containing protein, yielding MEPLIGVPPARVATRVLRRHLVGYLSIVALVHAFVLGVAMPLLGRLFDLALDTVDEGAVNMDSISSVLLSPLTVLVLVVFSAVAIALVFLELAVLTLAAQRHLEGDSIQLRGFVDDLLHMVRKLDVTSVLLFALYAVFLLPLANIGITSGLTTHVAVPAFIGGELTKTTGGAITWWLLNAVIVYLALRLVLTLAIFLGSERRLPGAMRDSFRATGWVPWRPAVVLAGAAAVLVVVLALVSGLALVVTALAASVGGSESVWWPGFSLALVDLARFVALGIAAAWVTLWLVSWERDLTDEPDVRPRRMRPRNRRLVTAAAGLVAAVALGIGTLAHAADLRVVRDPSSTVVVGHRGYTAEAVENTIPALEAAAEAGADVVEMDVLETRDQQLVVMHDVNLGRLAGKDVDVWEEDLADLVGTPLRVGRLEATLPSFEEYAARAEELGVRLLVELKPHGHEAPGFAERVAADLAALDVPDDWLVQSLDRDLVEQVGELVPQDVGYVVPFNIGALPATSADFVVVEDWSFSDRIRREGRDAGKDVWVWTVNDSGLLRSYIRRGVDGIITDRVGSAVADRELGAMVESPVGQFLDGALRILGPRS
- a CDS encoding HpcH/HpaI aldolase/citrate lyase family protein yields the protein MSDFTPLRSVLYMPSSNERALEKAKSIACDALILDLEDAVAPDAKSSAREAAAAAAASGDYGRRTVAIRVNGIGTEWHAADLVAAAAAGPDAIVVPKVDTPDQVRGLATALEWAGAPEHTKLWAMIETPRAIFDVREIAAASPRLTALVVGTNDLVKELYAEHVPGRAPILPSLHTILLAGRAAGIAVIDGVYNDVKDTEGFLAECTQARQMGFDGKTLVHPGQVEGANTAFAPSEQAVEDARGLIAAFEDGKGAGVVTYQGKMVENLHVESARRTLAIHEAVGALDG
- a CDS encoding HpcH/HpaI aldolase/citrate lyase family protein, with the protein product MTRPAKDFFAPLAVGAPAPLREIPARPSRAIHFFDPGNEKMAAKVPDMVGTVDVLLGNLEDAVKAENKEKSRQGLVDIGKANAHLGSTAGPTQFWTRINSLDSPWALDDLTTLVPEIGDRLDVIMVPKVQGAEDIHYVDRLLAQLEAKAGLTRPLQVHAILETARGVANIEEICAASPRMQGLSLGPADLAADRRMKTTRVGGGHPGYLVRQDPPRDDLGVQQYDAPRTSYQQDLWHYTIARMVDACAMHGIFPYYGPFGDIKDTVACEDQFRNAFLLGCVGAWSLHPVQIKIAHQVFSPSVEDVAHARRVIAAMGDGTGAVMIDGKMEDDASVKQCQVMVRLADELAAIDPDLKALYDGIDA